In Arthrobacter ramosus, one DNA window encodes the following:
- the rpmA gene encoding 50S ribosomal protein L27 encodes MAHKKGASSTRNGRDSNAQYLGVKRFGGQVVSAGEIIVRQRGTHFHPGAGVGRGGDDTLFALQAGAVEFGTRRGRRVVNIVAAAAAE; translated from the coding sequence ATGGCACATAAAAAAGGCGCGAGCTCCACTCGCAACGGTCGTGACTCCAACGCCCAGTACCTCGGCGTAAAGCGCTTCGGTGGCCAGGTCGTTTCCGCGGGCGAGATCATCGTCCGCCAGCGCGGCACCCACTTCCACCCGGGCGCCGGTGTCGGCCGCGGTGGCGACGACACCCTGTTCGCCCTGCAGGCAGGTGCGGTTGAGTTCGGTACTCGCCGCGGCCGTCGCGTAGTGAACATCGTTGCTGCTGCAGCTGCAGAGTAA
- the thiD gene encoding bifunctional hydroxymethylpyrimidine kinase/phosphomethylpyrimidine kinase yields MTVSAQSAVYPLKAVRRPIPRVLSIAGSDPSGGAGIQADLKSIAANGGYGMAVITALTVQNTQGVTAVHVPPVEFLRQQLDAISDDITVDAVKIGMLGDAAVIHEVRRWLGEARPAVVVLDPVMIATSGDRLLAESAETALRELLPLADLVTPNLPELAMLLGEPEATDWASALEQGKRLAAACGNTVLVKGGHLQGAGCPDALVNTGGVLSQDVVEFAGRRVETRNSHGTGCSLSSAMATAKARLGDWESALRVVKPWLQEALIQSEVLEVGKGNGPIHHFHALRHALQPGDFAVRMWDAAQTELAAIYGLDFIQHLQSGGLSEAQFSYYLSQDAIYLNGYSRVLARASALAPNETEQLFWARGSQMCLEVESELHRNWLSGRQVSGELGPVTKAYVDHLLAASASGSYAVLLAAVLPCYWLYAEVGQQLHHGYLQAGASDEHPYADWLRTYADEAFAEATRKAIDITDAAAQAASPAERAAMMEAFAQSCRYETAFFDAPRLHG; encoded by the coding sequence ATGACAGTTTCGGCGCAATCAGCCGTCTACCCGCTCAAGGCCGTCCGGCGACCTATCCCGAGGGTCCTCAGCATTGCCGGCTCGGATCCTTCGGGTGGTGCCGGGATCCAGGCAGACCTGAAGAGCATCGCGGCCAACGGCGGCTATGGCATGGCCGTCATCACGGCGCTCACCGTGCAGAACACCCAGGGAGTCACTGCCGTCCACGTGCCTCCCGTGGAGTTCCTGCGCCAGCAGTTGGACGCCATTAGCGACGACATCACGGTTGATGCCGTCAAGATCGGCATGCTCGGGGACGCGGCGGTCATCCACGAAGTCCGCCGCTGGCTCGGCGAGGCGCGTCCCGCCGTCGTCGTGCTGGATCCGGTGATGATCGCCACCAGCGGCGACCGGCTCCTGGCGGAGTCCGCTGAAACTGCCCTGCGGGAGCTTCTGCCCCTCGCTGACTTGGTGACCCCCAACCTTCCTGAATTGGCCATGCTGCTTGGCGAACCTGAAGCCACTGACTGGGCATCGGCGTTGGAGCAAGGCAAACGCCTGGCTGCCGCCTGTGGGAACACCGTCCTGGTGAAGGGTGGCCATCTTCAGGGAGCGGGCTGCCCCGACGCCCTGGTCAACACCGGGGGAGTCCTGAGCCAGGACGTGGTGGAATTCGCCGGGCGACGGGTGGAGACCCGCAACAGCCATGGCACGGGATGCTCCCTGTCGTCGGCGATGGCGACGGCCAAGGCGCGGCTCGGCGATTGGGAGTCCGCCTTGCGTGTGGTCAAGCCTTGGCTTCAGGAGGCGCTGATCCAGTCCGAGGTGCTGGAAGTGGGGAAGGGCAACGGGCCGATCCATCATTTCCACGCGCTCCGGCACGCCCTTCAACCGGGCGACTTTGCCGTCCGGATGTGGGACGCCGCCCAAACGGAACTTGCGGCCATTTATGGCTTGGACTTCATCCAGCACTTGCAGTCCGGTGGGCTCAGCGAGGCGCAGTTCAGCTATTACCTGTCGCAGGATGCCATCTATCTCAACGGCTATTCCCGGGTCCTGGCGCGGGCAAGCGCCCTCGCCCCAAACGAAACCGAACAGCTGTTCTGGGCCCGCGGCTCGCAGATGTGCCTTGAAGTCGAGTCCGAGCTGCATCGGAATTGGCTCAGCGGACGCCAGGTAAGCGGAGAGCTGGGCCCGGTCACCAAGGCCTACGTGGACCACTTGCTTGCGGCGTCGGCGTCGGGCAGCTATGCCGTCCTGCTGGCTGCCGTGCTGCCTTGCTACTGGTTGTACGCCGAGGTGGGACAGCAGCTCCACCATGGCTATCTACAGGCGGGAGCGTCGGACGAGCACCCTTATGCGGACTGGCTGCGTACATACGCAGACGAGGCGTTCGCCGAGGCCACCCGCAAGGCGATCGACATCACGGACGCCGCCGCGCAGGCCGCATCACCTGCGGAGCGTGCCGCCATGATGGAGGCGTTTGCCCAATCCTGCCGTTACGAAACGGCGTTCTTCGATGCTCCAAGGTTGCACGGCTGA
- the nadD gene encoding nicotinate-nucleotide adenylyltransferase: MGVMGGTFDPIHHGHLVAASEVAAKFRLDEVVFVPTGQPWQKSHKQVSEAEHRYLMTVIATASNPNFTVSRVDVDRPGPTFTIDTLRDLRTQRPDADLFFITGADALAQILSWKDVDELWSLAHFVGVTRPGHVLDGMGREDVSLLEVPAMAISSTDCRARVGAGNPVWYLVPDGVVQYIAKYRLYSGKPGMGEPLHAMTGPEHQARTE, from the coding sequence TTGGGCGTGATGGGTGGGACCTTCGATCCCATTCACCACGGCCACTTGGTTGCTGCCAGTGAGGTTGCTGCCAAGTTCCGCTTGGACGAGGTGGTCTTCGTGCCCACCGGACAGCCTTGGCAGAAATCGCACAAGCAGGTCAGCGAAGCCGAGCACCGGTACTTGATGACGGTCATTGCCACGGCTTCGAACCCCAATTTCACGGTGAGCCGCGTGGACGTGGACCGCCCCGGTCCCACGTTCACGATCGATACACTGCGGGATCTCCGGACCCAGCGGCCGGATGCGGACCTGTTCTTCATCACGGGCGCCGACGCCTTGGCGCAGATCCTGTCGTGGAAAGATGTCGATGAGCTTTGGTCCTTGGCGCATTTTGTCGGTGTCACCCGGCCCGGTCATGTTCTTGATGGCATGGGGAGGGAGGACGTCAGTCTGTTGGAAGTGCCCGCCATGGCGATTTCTTCGACGGATTGCCGTGCCCGCGTGGGTGCAGGCAATCCGGTCTGGTACCTCGTACCTGATGGAGTAGTGCAGTACATCGCCAAATACAGGCTGTACTCGGGCAAACCCGGCATGGGGGAGCCTCTGCATGCTATGACCGGACCAGAACACCAAGCCCGTACCGAGTGA
- the obgE gene encoding GTPase ObgE yields MATFVDRVVLHVSGGTGGHGCVSVKREKFKPLGGPDGGNGGNGGDVILRVDAQTTTLLDYHHAPHRHATNGGPGMGDWRGGKNGETLVLPVPDGTVVKTKDGVVLADLVGEGTEFIAAAGGVGGLGNSSLSSQKRRAPGFALLGTEGDSSDIVLELKSIADIALVGFPSAGKSSLVAAMSAARPKIADYPFTTLIPNLGVVQAGEVRFTIADVPGLIEGASEGKGLGHNFLRHVERCAALVHVLDCGTLEADRDPLSDLAIIEQELDKYAVDMSYAGVDGEVVPLNERPKLVVLNKVDLPDGRDMAEFVRPELEQRGYHVFEVSATSHEGLRQLSFAMGEIVMAARKAVATAPPKVAAPVLRPRAVNESGFKIRREEKNLEPLFRVLGEKPVRWVKQTDFTNEEAIGYLADRLAKLGIENELFKMGAIPGDTVVIGEEDGVVFDWEPTMMAGAELLATPRGTDIRVADIGDRPTRSQKRDEQLERREAKAAARAELEAERKAGIWTESVSGRRLPKPLKESGLEAENDD; encoded by the coding sequence GTGGCGACCTTCGTAGACCGGGTAGTACTTCACGTATCCGGCGGAACAGGCGGCCACGGCTGTGTCTCTGTTAAGCGCGAGAAGTTCAAGCCCCTCGGCGGACCCGACGGCGGCAATGGCGGTAATGGCGGCGACGTGATCCTTCGCGTTGATGCCCAGACCACCACTTTGCTTGATTACCACCACGCACCGCACCGCCACGCAACCAACGGTGGTCCCGGCATGGGCGACTGGCGCGGCGGCAAGAACGGTGAAACCCTGGTGCTTCCCGTCCCGGACGGCACTGTCGTCAAGACCAAGGACGGCGTTGTCCTTGCTGACCTGGTAGGTGAAGGCACCGAGTTCATCGCCGCTGCAGGCGGCGTGGGCGGCCTTGGTAACTCTTCGTTGTCTTCGCAGAAGCGCAGGGCTCCCGGTTTCGCCCTCCTCGGTACTGAAGGCGACTCCAGCGACATCGTCCTGGAATTGAAGTCCATCGCGGACATCGCGCTGGTTGGCTTCCCCTCCGCAGGCAAGTCCAGCCTTGTCGCGGCGATGTCAGCGGCGCGGCCCAAGATCGCCGACTACCCGTTCACTACCCTGATCCCCAACCTTGGCGTGGTCCAGGCCGGTGAGGTCCGGTTCACCATTGCAGACGTTCCCGGGCTGATCGAGGGCGCGAGCGAGGGCAAGGGCCTCGGCCACAACTTCCTGCGCCACGTGGAGCGTTGTGCCGCGCTGGTGCACGTGCTGGACTGCGGAACCTTGGAAGCGGACAGGGATCCGCTCTCGGATCTTGCGATCATCGAGCAAGAGCTGGACAAGTACGCGGTGGACATGAGCTACGCCGGTGTTGACGGCGAAGTGGTCCCCCTGAACGAACGCCCCAAGCTTGTGGTCCTGAACAAGGTGGACCTGCCTGATGGTCGGGACATGGCCGAGTTCGTCCGTCCCGAACTGGAACAGCGCGGCTACCACGTCTTCGAAGTCTCCGCCACGAGCCATGAAGGCCTGCGCCAACTGAGCTTCGCCATGGGCGAGATCGTCATGGCCGCCCGCAAGGCCGTTGCTACTGCGCCTCCCAAGGTCGCAGCGCCCGTCCTCCGCCCTCGTGCGGTCAATGAGTCCGGCTTCAAGATCCGCCGCGAGGAAAAGAACCTTGAGCCGCTCTTCCGCGTGCTGGGGGAGAAGCCGGTCCGCTGGGTCAAGCAGACCGACTTCACCAACGAAGAAGCCATCGGCTACCTCGCGGATCGCCTGGCGAAGCTCGGCATCGAAAACGAGCTGTTCAAGATGGGTGCCATTCCGGGCGACACCGTCGTGATCGGCGAAGAGGACGGCGTCGTGTTCGACTGGGAGCCCACCATGATGGCGGGCGCCGAACTCCTGGCGACGCCTCGAGGCACGGACATCCGTGTTGCCGACATCGGCGACCGCCCCACGCGTTCGCAGAAGCGCGATGAGCAGCTCGAGCGCCGCGAGGCAAAGGCTGCAGCGCGGGCCGAGCTTGAAGCCGAGCGCAAGGCGGGCATCTGGACTGAGTCCGTCAGCGGTCGTCGTCTACCCAAGCCCCTGAAGGAAAGCGGCCTGGAAGCCGAAAATGACGACTAG
- the rplU gene encoding 50S ribosomal protein L21 yields MVYAIVRAGGRQEKVSVGDYVTLNRVPGGAGSTLELPALLLVDGDKVTSAAADLAKVKVTAEILEDLRGPKIVIQKFKNKTGYKKRQGHRQELTKIKITGIK; encoded by the coding sequence GTGGTGTACGCGATTGTCCGCGCAGGCGGCCGCCAAGAAAAGGTTTCCGTTGGAGACTACGTAACCCTGAACCGCGTCCCCGGTGGAGCCGGCAGCACCCTTGAGCTGCCCGCACTGCTCCTGGTGGACGGTGACAAGGTCACCTCCGCTGCTGCGGATCTGGCCAAGGTCAAGGTTACGGCTGAGATCCTCGAAGACCTCCGTGGTCCGAAGATCGTCATCCAGAAGTTCAAGAACAAGACCGGCTACAAGAAGCGCCAGGGTCACCGTCAAGAACTGACCAAGATCAAGATCACCGGTATCAAGTAA
- a CDS encoding LacI family DNA-binding transcriptional regulator, giving the protein MADVARVARVSRSTVSYALSGVRPIAPETRERILKAMADLGYTPNLLAQGLAGKRTGIVSLIFPVGEQGMNTTEFEYVQGAAEQARVDGYHLLLWPMDPDDLGEMQRIVAQGLVDGILLMEVRSFDERIPVLLETGVPFVTIGRPADAAGLTFVDADFEAMGELAVSHLVSLGHTEIGLVTHSRESLDTGYGPMVRSWDAVAAAASRHGITARLFPTASSLAGGREVFGQILELSPETTGLVMINEAATAGLLGAAASHGWRVPESLSIVAINTSAGSAERFMPALTTASAEPRVMGREAAQFLSRRLRSDGTDALQWLAEPVLTLRESTAVARATQS; this is encoded by the coding sequence ATGGCCGATGTTGCGCGGGTAGCCCGCGTTTCCAGGAGCACCGTGTCCTACGCCCTCAGTGGTGTTCGGCCGATTGCACCCGAAACGCGCGAGCGCATCCTGAAGGCCATGGCCGACCTTGGCTATACGCCGAACCTGCTCGCCCAGGGTTTGGCCGGCAAGCGGACGGGCATCGTCTCGTTGATTTTCCCGGTCGGGGAGCAAGGCATGAACACCACGGAATTCGAATACGTTCAAGGTGCTGCCGAACAAGCGCGCGTCGACGGATACCATCTTCTTCTGTGGCCAATGGACCCCGACGACCTAGGCGAGATGCAGCGGATCGTTGCCCAGGGCCTGGTCGATGGAATCCTCCTTATGGAAGTCAGGTCATTCGACGAAAGGATTCCAGTCCTACTGGAAACGGGTGTTCCATTCGTCACGATCGGGCGGCCAGCGGATGCCGCTGGCCTGACATTCGTCGACGCGGATTTTGAAGCCATGGGCGAGCTGGCAGTCTCGCACCTCGTCAGCCTGGGGCACACGGAAATCGGCCTCGTGACGCATTCGCGTGAGTCCCTGGACACCGGATACGGCCCGATGGTCCGATCCTGGGATGCCGTGGCGGCTGCCGCCTCGCGGCACGGCATCACTGCTCGGCTGTTCCCAACCGCGAGCTCACTCGCCGGTGGCCGCGAGGTGTTCGGACAAATTCTGGAGTTGTCCCCGGAGACCACCGGACTCGTGATGATCAACGAAGCGGCTACTGCAGGCCTTCTGGGTGCTGCGGCGAGCCATGGTTGGCGAGTCCCGGAGTCTCTCTCCATTGTCGCGATCAACACCAGCGCCGGCTCCGCGGAGCGCTTCATGCCTGCCCTGACGACGGCGTCCGCCGAACCGAGGGTAATGGGGCGTGAGGCAGCACAATTCCTTTCCCGGCGCCTCAGGAGTGACGGCACGGATGCCCTGCAATGGCTCGCTGAACCGGTGCTGACGTTGCGCGAAAGCACCGCCGTGGCACGCGCTACCCAGTCGTAG
- the rsfS gene encoding ribosome silencing factor, protein MTAHEQSVLLARHAARAAADKLAEDIIALDVSERLALTDVFLIASAPTERQVNAIVDGIEEELLKQDLRPVRREGRSEGRWVLLDYADIVVHVQHSEDRVFYALERLWKDCPVVDLELGDDASAKAPAVEES, encoded by the coding sequence GTGACTGCACATGAACAATCCGTCCTCTTGGCCCGCCACGCCGCCCGCGCGGCAGCGGACAAGCTGGCCGAGGACATCATCGCCTTGGACGTCAGCGAACGTCTGGCCCTGACTGACGTCTTCCTGATCGCCTCGGCCCCGACCGAACGCCAGGTCAATGCCATCGTCGATGGCATCGAGGAAGAGCTGCTCAAGCAGGATCTGCGCCCGGTCCGCCGCGAAGGGCGTTCCGAGGGCCGCTGGGTCCTGTTGGACTACGCCGACATCGTGGTGCACGTCCAGCACTCCGAGGACAGGGTCTTCTACGCCCTGGAACGCCTGTGGAAAGACTGCCCGGTAGTGGATCTGGAGCTCGGTGACGACGCCTCGGCGAAGGCTCCCGCGGTCGAGGAATCCTAG
- the proB gene encoding glutamate 5-kinase, which translates to MTTSTARIADVTEGDDAAERQALAGAKRIVVKVGSSSLTSIKGGISEKALTALVHALAEKRNSGTEIILVSSGAIAAGLAPLGLAKRPKDLATQQAAASVGQGLLMARYSQAFAAHGVTVSQVLLTADDLMRRTQHSNAYRALDRLLNLGVVPVVNENDTVATHEIRFGDNDRLAALVAHLVRADALVLLSDVDALYDGPPSLGAKRIPLVTGPDDLVGVTIGKAGKAGVGTGGMTTKVEAASIAAGSGIHALVTSTANAAAALAGEDVGTWFAINGNRKPVRLLWLAHLASVRGRLVLDDGAVKAVRDRHTSLLPAGISSVQGDFEPGDPVEMVSAEGTVIARGLVNYSAEELPRMLGRSTKELAKDLGRGYDRVVVHVDDLVLVQQARSTKLGE; encoded by the coding sequence ATGACGACTAGCACGGCCCGAATCGCTGACGTCACTGAAGGCGACGACGCCGCCGAACGCCAGGCACTGGCCGGCGCCAAGCGGATCGTCGTCAAGGTAGGTTCGTCCTCGCTGACCAGCATCAAAGGCGGCATCTCGGAGAAAGCGCTGACGGCACTCGTCCACGCCCTGGCCGAGAAGCGCAATTCCGGGACGGAGATCATCCTGGTCTCTTCCGGTGCCATCGCGGCGGGCCTGGCACCGCTCGGCCTCGCCAAGCGTCCCAAAGACCTCGCCACGCAGCAGGCTGCGGCCAGTGTGGGTCAAGGGCTTTTGATGGCGCGCTATTCGCAGGCTTTTGCTGCGCACGGGGTCACGGTCAGCCAAGTCCTGTTGACTGCGGATGACTTGATGCGGCGCACGCAGCACAGCAACGCATACCGGGCGCTGGACCGTTTGCTGAACCTCGGCGTCGTGCCCGTCGTGAACGAAAACGACACCGTTGCAACGCACGAAATCCGCTTCGGTGACAACGATCGTCTGGCCGCTTTGGTGGCGCACCTTGTGCGGGCGGATGCGCTGGTCCTGCTTTCCGACGTCGACGCCCTGTACGACGGACCGCCGTCGTTGGGTGCCAAGCGCATTCCGCTCGTCACCGGTCCCGATGACCTCGTCGGGGTGACTATCGGCAAGGCCGGCAAGGCCGGCGTCGGAACCGGCGGCATGACCACCAAGGTGGAGGCGGCGTCCATCGCCGCAGGCTCCGGTATCCACGCCCTTGTGACGTCCACGGCCAATGCCGCCGCCGCGCTGGCAGGCGAGGACGTGGGAACGTGGTTCGCCATCAACGGCAACCGCAAACCCGTCCGGCTGCTGTGGCTGGCCCACCTCGCTTCGGTTCGGGGCCGTTTGGTGCTCGACGACGGCGCCGTCAAGGCCGTGCGCGACCGCCACACCTCGCTGTTGCCCGCCGGAATATCGTCGGTGCAGGGAGACTTCGAGCCGGGCGACCCCGTGGAGATGGTTTCCGCCGAGGGCACAGTGATTGCCAGGGGACTGGTGAACTACTCGGCGGAAGAGCTTCCCCGCATGCTTGGCCGTTCAACCAAGGAGCTCGCGAAGGACCTTGGCCGCGGATATGACCGCGTAGTTGTTCATGTTGACGACCTCGTACTGGTCCAGCAGGCCCGCTCCACTAAACTTGGAGAATGA
- a CDS encoding glutamate-5-semialdehyde dehydrogenase, translating to MTEALTPDSPVMTDALASGNAAQVPETPETGNAPLTPEQVEAAVHSIADRSRQAARHMAQANRAWKDRALHAIGAALREQQGSILAANAKDVESGRNNGTSAAMLDRLTLTSARIDGLVAALVNLAGLPDPVGNVVRGQTLPNGLRLRQVNVPMGVVAAIYEARPNVTVDIAGLALKSGNAVILRGGSAAAHTNAALVTILRDALESVGLPADAVQSVDQFGREGANVLMRARGRVDVLIPRGGRELIQTVVNNSSVPVIETGEGNVHIFIDESASEEMAVDILLNAKTQRPSVCNTVETLLVHSKSTVLPAVATALRSAGVTLHVDSRIQAALSGSVDTVPADDVDWATEYMDLDLAVAMVDNLDEAVAHIRKWSTGHTEAILTNNLANAEKFIADIDSAAVIVNASTRFTDGGELGLGAEVGISTQKLHARGPMGLTELTTTKWIVQGEGQVRG from the coding sequence ATGACTGAGGCCCTTACCCCTGATTCTCCCGTGATGACTGACGCCCTGGCTTCCGGCAATGCCGCCCAGGTACCGGAAACTCCGGAGACGGGAAACGCGCCGCTCACCCCCGAGCAAGTAGAGGCGGCCGTGCATTCGATTGCGGACCGCTCACGGCAGGCCGCCCGGCACATGGCCCAGGCGAACCGTGCCTGGAAGGACCGCGCCCTTCACGCTATCGGCGCAGCCCTCCGGGAACAGCAGGGGTCCATTCTCGCTGCCAACGCCAAGGATGTTGAGTCCGGCCGCAACAACGGAACCTCCGCAGCCATGCTGGACCGTCTCACCCTGACTTCCGCCCGCATCGACGGCCTTGTCGCGGCCCTTGTGAACCTGGCGGGCCTGCCCGATCCCGTGGGCAATGTCGTCCGAGGCCAGACCCTCCCCAACGGACTGCGCTTGCGCCAGGTCAATGTGCCCATGGGAGTAGTCGCGGCTATCTATGAGGCCCGCCCCAACGTCACGGTCGACATCGCCGGGCTCGCCTTGAAGAGCGGAAATGCGGTGATCCTGCGCGGCGGATCGGCTGCTGCCCACACCAACGCAGCCCTGGTGACCATCCTCCGCGATGCGTTGGAATCCGTTGGCCTTCCCGCCGATGCCGTCCAGAGCGTGGACCAATTCGGCCGCGAGGGCGCGAACGTCCTGATGCGTGCCCGCGGCCGGGTGGACGTGCTGATTCCCCGTGGTGGACGCGAGCTGATTCAGACTGTGGTGAACAACTCTTCCGTGCCCGTCATTGAGACCGGCGAAGGAAATGTGCATATCTTCATCGACGAGTCCGCCAGCGAAGAGATGGCCGTCGATATCCTGCTGAACGCCAAGACCCAGCGTCCCAGCGTTTGCAACACTGTGGAGACTCTCCTGGTGCACTCGAAATCCACCGTGCTGCCCGCTGTCGCCACCGCCTTGCGCTCCGCCGGGGTCACCCTGCATGTCGACTCCCGGATTCAAGCGGCGCTGTCCGGTTCCGTGGACACAGTCCCTGCCGACGACGTCGATTGGGCCACGGAATACATGGACCTTGACCTCGCCGTTGCCATGGTGGACAACCTCGACGAGGCAGTTGCGCACATCCGTAAATGGTCGACGGGCCACACGGAGGCCATCCTGACGAACAATCTGGCGAACGCCGAGAAGTTCATTGCGGACATCGACTCTGCGGCGGTCATTGTGAACGCTTCCACGCGTTTCACCGACGGAGGCGAGCTCGGCCTCGGTGCCGAGGTAGGAATCTCTACCCAGAAGCTGCACGCACGCGGTCCGATGGGCCTCACGGAGTTGACCACCACCAAGTGGATTGTCCAGGGTGAAGGCCAGGTCCGCGGCTAG